A single window of uncultured Methanospirillum sp. DNA harbors:
- a CDS encoding tetratricopeptide repeat protein produces MKIRGIASIMALALLLCFTAGVSAAENTSTTELFEKGNQSLQQEKYGDAISAFKQVVELDPKDATAWFKLGGSYLQNGNFSNAYDAYQNATTVNPDYADAWAMIGYTLLYAMVPPDAAGALTALEKAQSSLKDDVGVKINYGIANLLTGNSEVAAQTFEEITQADPKNERAWYWLGISKSDNAKLEEGLEAYSKAVELRPDYKDAWFAKGDVEGYLGKVNDSETSFNTLLGIKGDYAEPFKTTTANDAEVYYRLGVIQYNNGNLEEAATDFDKAVELDPTNHNAWYYKGRIQFDQNDLAGARTSLDKALSLKSQFASAVYWKARVDLKDRQYDVAIEGLKNATTIDSNLTDAWYYLGGVQGDTGSFEDAVASFTRLTEISPEFADAWYFKGLDEYQLLKLDDTKNSLERALNLTSATFTPEMQANGWWILGMINTQNGDSEAAATSFNQSVALNASNSAGWNAYGISLNDLKKYDEALKAVDQAISIDKDTSEYYYNKGAILRNLNQTEDAVKAYDEAIAIDPQPRVYMSKGMALMKIGQDDKALEAFDAGLKLDESLAVLWYNKAGALYNLGKYDEAMTAVEKALELDSTYEVAQQLKEQITSKAGGSADNTTPSEKFNSTSDESLNITQSVGATPTRAQSEFNSS; encoded by the coding sequence ATGAAGATCCGCGGAATAGCGTCGATCATGGCACTGGCGCTCCTGCTTTGTTTCACTGCAGGGGTCTCCGCTGCCGAAAATACCTCAACAACCGAGTTGTTTGAGAAGGGTAACCAGTCCCTGCAACAGGAGAAATACGGAGATGCAATCTCCGCATTCAAACAGGTTGTTGAACTCGATCCTAAGGATGCCACTGCATGGTTCAAACTGGGTGGCTCATATCTGCAGAACGGCAACTTTTCAAACGCCTATGATGCATACCAGAATGCAACCACAGTCAACCCCGACTATGCAGACGCATGGGCAATGATCGGATACACACTCCTGTACGCAATGGTCCCACCAGATGCAGCAGGTGCTCTGACTGCACTTGAAAAGGCACAGTCTTCTCTCAAGGATGATGTGGGAGTCAAGATCAACTACGGTATCGCAAATCTCCTCACCGGGAACAGCGAAGTCGCAGCACAAACATTTGAAGAGATCACCCAGGCTGACCCCAAGAATGAACGTGCCTGGTACTGGCTTGGTATCTCTAAATCTGACAACGCTAAGTTAGAGGAAGGACTCGAAGCATACAGCAAGGCAGTCGAACTAAGACCTGACTATAAAGACGCCTGGTTTGCAAAAGGTGATGTAGAAGGATACCTTGGAAAAGTAAACGACTCTGAGACATCCTTCAACACGCTGCTTGGCATCAAGGGCGATTATGCAGAACCGTTCAAGACCACCACTGCAAATGATGCCGAAGTCTACTACCGGCTTGGAGTTATCCAGTATAACAACGGCAACCTTGAAGAGGCTGCAACGGATTTTGACAAGGCCGTCGAACTAGACCCCACCAACCACAACGCCTGGTACTACAAAGGACGTATCCAGTTTGATCAGAATGATCTTGCTGGTGCACGAACCTCCCTTGACAAGGCACTATCCCTGAAGAGTCAGTTTGCAAGCGCAGTATACTGGAAGGCACGTGTTGACCTGAAGGACAGGCAGTATGATGTTGCAATTGAAGGCCTCAAGAATGCAACCACCATCGACAGTAATCTCACCGATGCATGGTACTATCTTGGAGGAGTTCAGGGAGACACAGGATCTTTCGAGGATGCAGTCGCATCATTCACCAGACTCACTGAAATATCTCCGGAGTTCGCAGATGCCTGGTACTTTAAGGGGCTCGATGAATATCAACTGCTCAAACTCGATGATACAAAGAACTCACTTGAGCGTGCCCTGAACCTCACTTCAGCCACCTTCACACCTGAAATGCAGGCAAATGGCTGGTGGATTCTTGGTATGATCAATACGCAGAACGGAGACTCTGAAGCTGCAGCAACATCGTTCAACCAGTCGGTTGCACTCAACGCATCAAACAGTGCAGGCTGGAATGCATACGGTATCTCACTCAATGACCTCAAGAAGTACGATGAGGCACTCAAGGCAGTAGATCAGGCAATCTCAATTGACAAGGATACCTCTGAATACTACTACAACAAGGGAGCCATTCTCAGAAACCTGAACCAGACCGAGGATGCAGTCAAGGCATATGACGAGGCGATCGCTATCGATCCGCAGCCACGTGTCTACATGTCCAAAGGTATGGCTCTGATGAAAATCGGACAGGATGACAAGGCATTAGAGGCATTTGACGCTGGTCTGAAACTCGACGAATCACTGGCTGTTCTCTGGTACAACAAGGCCGGAGCATTATACAACCTCGGCAAGTACGATGAGGCTATGACAGCAGTAGAAAAAGCCCTTGAACTTGATTCAACCTACGAAGTTGCACAACAGCTCAAAGAACAGATCACCAGCAAGGCTGGTGGTTCTGCGGACAACACAACTCCATCAGAGAAATTCAATTCCACATCTGATGAAAGTCTGAACATAACACAGTCGGTAGGAGCTACACCGACCCGAGCTCAGTCAGAATTTAATTCCTCATAA
- a CDS encoding alpha/beta hydrolase, which yields MIVPVSGAGLLIQASTSFLLIGTVCEPFTLFIETNSDEYCQYLKTGDLVVISAPEGGELRQARILLELVVAWHVPLVVLPSGHPGSCRLRMVVSAGDQIVMSCRIERGTHPEQTVICSSEELAGMELRSHPEGIEILGLPTNVQLFTVSPDGSQNLIEMIEP from the coding sequence ATGATTGTACCTGTTTCAGGTGCCGGTCTCCTGATTCAGGCTTCAACATCTTTTCTTCTTATTGGGACTGTTTGTGAACCGTTCACGCTCTTTATCGAGACAAATTCTGACGAGTACTGTCAGTACCTGAAGACTGGTGATCTTGTTGTGATCTCAGCTCCAGAAGGTGGTGAACTTCGACAGGCCCGGATCCTGCTGGAACTGGTAGTTGCCTGGCATGTACCTCTGGTAGTACTCCCCTCCGGACATCCCGGTTCATGTCGGCTCAGGATGGTTGTATCTGCAGGTGATCAGATCGTGATGAGTTGTCGTATTGAACGGGGGACTCATCCGGAGCAGACCGTGATCTGTTCATCAGAAGAACTTGCAGGAATGGAACTCAGATCCCATCCTGAAGGTATAGAGATCCTTGGACTTCCCACCAATGTCCAACTCTTCACAGTCTCTCCTGATGGAAGTCAGAACCTGATTGAGATGATTGAACCATGA
- a CDS encoding RDD family protein, producing the protein MADTYSSSGWAELIRGSSQGRELAGFWRRLAAAIIDLLILCIISAIAAAYLGLGEGWRMLLMIIRRQAVVSDDGVPIHSLIPMPAATFILVVFILIPWIYFAALESSRNQATLGKIACRVVVSDLHGKPLTFARATLRHFSKYISGIIVFAGFICIGYTRYHQGLHDVIAATLVWYQRETVE; encoded by the coding sequence GTGGCTGATACATACTCATCATCAGGCTGGGCAGAGCTTATCAGAGGCAGTTCTCAAGGCAGGGAACTTGCAGGATTCTGGCGTCGTCTCGCTGCTGCGATAATTGATCTGCTTATTCTCTGTATAATCAGTGCCATAGCCGCGGCATACCTGGGACTTGGCGAAGGATGGAGGATGCTTCTGATGATAATCCGTAGACAAGCTGTTGTATCAGATGATGGAGTACCGATACACTCACTCATTCCGATGCCTGCTGCCACATTCATCCTAGTGGTTTTTATTCTGATCCCCTGGATCTACTTTGCAGCCCTTGAATCATCACGAAATCAGGCAACACTCGGCAAGATAGCATGCCGGGTGGTTGTATCAGACCTGCATGGAAAACCGCTTACATTTGCACGGGCAACCCTGCGGCATTTTTCTAAATATATATCAGGGATAATAGTGTTTGCCGGATTCATATGCATCGGATATACCAGGTACCATCAGGGGCTTCATGACGTAATCGCAGCCACGCTTGTCTGGTACCAACGTGAAACCGTAGAATAA
- a CDS encoding ABC transporter permease subunit — MVNLQRTWAITKKELRGLANEKTILLAILLQLFIALFSSFLMVGLSAMYDPSSYGSVSGVKFGVGVVGNDTILTRLIDENPSFRPYPMNLSVALGALKERKLAAVIWTSEILPESKDPVSLTLYTIKNDIQSAVIEVKLKEVFLKYEDILRDIRSDRITKHPVTLTSARAVNTNTFYEFIYALLIPLLLFMPAIISAGLVIDLITEEYQQQTIDTLRTTPASMNEIVWGKIAACIVLVPAESGLWLVLLVLNRIRIGSLPEILLQVIFVSSALILVAAVFAMYYRDRTKAQFIFSTAAVILLLLTLAFPGNPLNIIAQLASDSPAPLFWPVLLIFVCFCVILTVMIRSLTRRSSET, encoded by the coding sequence ATGGTGAACCTGCAAAGGACCTGGGCAATTACCAAAAAGGAACTACGCGGACTAGCAAACGAGAAGACTATCCTTCTTGCTATCCTTCTGCAGCTCTTTATTGCGCTCTTCTCCTCATTCCTCATGGTCGGTCTCTCCGCGATGTACGATCCATCGTCATACGGAAGCGTTTCAGGAGTCAAATTCGGAGTAGGAGTGGTAGGCAATGATACGATCCTGACCCGGCTGATTGATGAAAATCCTTCATTCAGACCCTACCCGATGAACCTCTCTGTAGCACTTGGTGCACTGAAAGAACGAAAACTCGCTGCAGTAATCTGGACATCAGAAATCCTACCGGAGAGTAAAGACCCTGTCAGCCTGACTTTGTATACAATAAAAAATGATATTCAGTCTGCTGTCATCGAAGTAAAACTCAAGGAGGTTTTTCTGAAGTACGAAGATATCCTTCGTGATATCAGAAGTGATCGCATAACAAAGCATCCGGTCACCCTGACCTCCGCCAGAGCGGTCAACACGAATACTTTCTACGAGTTCATCTATGCTCTGCTGATACCGCTCCTTCTCTTCATGCCTGCGATCATATCAGCAGGCCTGGTTATCGATCTCATCACCGAAGAGTACCAGCAACAGACGATCGATACCCTGCGTACCACCCCGGCTTCAATGAACGAGATCGTCTGGGGAAAGATCGCTGCCTGTATTGTTCTTGTCCCTGCAGAGTCGGGTCTGTGGCTTGTGTTGCTTGTTCTAAACCGGATCAGGATAGGTTCACTTCCAGAGATCCTGCTTCAGGTGATCTTTGTATCATCTGCACTTATCCTGGTCGCAGCCGTCTTCGCAATGTATTACCGGGACCGTACAAAGGCACAGTTCATCTTCTCAACAGCAGCAGTAATCCTTCTTCTGCTCACGCTGGCATTTCCAGGAAACCCACTCAATATTATTGCCCAACTCGCCTCTGATTCCCCTGCCCCACTCTTCTGGCCGGTTCTTCTCATCTTTGTCTGCTTCTGCGTAATACTGACGGTGATGATCCGTTCACTCACAAGAAGGTCATCAGAGACGTAA